A region of Corvus cornix cornix isolate S_Up_H32 chromosome 3, ASM73873v5, whole genome shotgun sequence DNA encodes the following proteins:
- the GLO1 gene encoding lactoylglutathione lyase, which yields MAAPAELSGLTDEAAYGACSEPDASTKDFMFQQTMLRVKDPKKSLDFYTRVLGMTLLQKFDFPTMKFSLYFLGYEDKNDIPKDKAERTPWTFSRKATLELTHNWGTENDDSQSYHNGNSDPRGFGHIGIAVPDVYKACKRFEELGVKFVKKPDDGKMKGLAFVQDPDGYWIEILNPNHMVTLT from the exons ATGGCGGCCCCCGCGGAGCTCAGCGGGCTGACGGACGAGGCAGCCTACGGCGCCTGCTCGGAGCCGGATGCCAGCACCAAG GATTTCATGTTTCAGCAGACAATGTTAAGAGTAAAGGATCCTAAGAAGTCATTGGATTTTTATACAAGGGTACTGGGAATGAC ACTGCTTCAAAAATTTGACTTTCCTACTATGAAATTCTCACTCTATTTCCTGGGGTATGAAGATAAAAACGATATCCCGAAAGATAAAGCTGAGAGAACACCTTGGACCTTCTCTAGAAAAGCTACACTTGAACTGACACA CAACTGGGGCACTGAAAATGATGACAGTCAGTCTTATCACAATGGCAATTCAGATCCCCGAGGATTTG GACACATTGGAATTGCTGTTCCTGATGTCTATAAAGCTTGTAAGAGGTTTGAAGAACTAGGAGTGAAATTTGTGAAGAAACCAGATGATG GTAAAATGAAAGGACTTGCATTTGTTCAGGATCCTGATGGCTACTGGATTGAAATTTTGAATCCTAACCACATGGTGACTCTCACTTAG